The Staphylothermus marinus F1 genome has a segment encoding these proteins:
- a CDS encoding helix-turn-helix transcriptional regulator: MPRRLSELDKKIYKYALKFGKKGIPQNVLWKELGITSRDASRSLKKLEELGFVERIPIVHNGRKTFRIIAIPKPIEEFEEKKEKIIEKPLLDIRKFLDIPCLSCPYIDKCYEGGYYDPVICDWLTEWLEKEIAKRRARKK, translated from the coding sequence ATGCCGCGAAGACTAAGCGAGCTAGATAAGAAGATATACAAGTATGCATTAAAGTTTGGTAAAAAAGGCATACCACAAAATGTTTTATGGAAAGAACTAGGTATAACTAGTAGAGACGCTTCTCGTTCATTGAAAAAGCTCGAAGAACTAGGATTTGTTGAGAGAATACCAATAGTTCATAATGGTAGAAAGACTTTCCGAATTATAGCTATACCTAAACCTATTGAGGAATTTGAAGAGAAAAAGGAGAAGATTATTGAGAAACCGCTTCTCGATATTAGAAAGTTTCTAGATATACCATGTCTTTCATGTCCTTACATAGATAAGTGTTATGAAGGAGGATACTATGATCCAGTAATATGTGACTGGTTAACTGAATGGTTAGAGAAGGAGATAGCTAAACGTAGGGCTAGGAAGAAATAA
- a CDS encoding DUF373 family protein: MSSSKNKKILVLVIDIDNDIGDAGLSSPIVGYEKVLDSVIRFATIKPQDSDVNAIFSGLSIYRKLVREGYDAEIAVVSGDKRDTVKAFMLISNQLSALKKQIGFTHIYFVSDGASDEKILPIISTIAPIIGVERVIVEQSRGIEETYILIGRYIKKALSEQPYARIFLGIPGLLMISIVVLSIIGLSKYILDAILLLTGSYFFIRGFGIIDSIISSWRKSPIIGLLYMISAGFFLYVFIVPIIIVMTTGFVIDALVVVLDAILLPLMIGVLLLFGGRIFHKLTEKEAQTMWKESALLIPIILFIVFLNSFLNQLRSLGKNMSMSQVIMLLNNSFLKMQLILIVLVSIGVAIFFIIFDLLSKHELEQQY, from the coding sequence ATGAGTTCTTCGAAGAATAAGAAAATACTAGTACTCGTCATTGATATAGATAATGATATAGGAGACGCTGGTTTATCATCTCCAATAGTCGGATACGAGAAAGTATTAGATAGTGTAATTCGTTTTGCTACCATAAAGCCTCAAGACTCCGACGTTAACGCGATTTTTTCTGGTTTATCAATATATAGAAAACTAGTAAGAGAAGGTTATGACGCTGAAATAGCTGTTGTTTCAGGCGATAAACGTGATACTGTTAAAGCATTTATGTTGATTAGTAACCAGCTATCTGCACTTAAAAAACAAATAGGTTTTACCCATATATACTTTGTTAGTGATGGAGCAAGTGATGAAAAAATTCTTCCGATAATATCAACTATTGCTCCAATAATAGGTGTTGAAAGAGTTATTGTTGAACAATCTAGAGGAATTGAAGAAACATATATTTTAATAGGACGATACATTAAAAAAGCCCTAAGCGAACAACCTTATGCAAGAATATTTTTGGGTATTCCAGGATTATTGATGATCTCAATTGTTGTATTATCAATTATTGGATTATCAAAATATATACTTGACGCTATACTTCTCCTCACCGGATCATATTTCTTTATCAGAGGCTTCGGAATAATAGATTCTATAATAAGTTCCTGGAGAAAATCACCAATTATAGGATTACTATATATGATCTCCGCAGGCTTTTTCTTATATGTATTCATTGTTCCCATCATTATAGTAATGACAACAGGATTTGTAATAGATGCACTAGTTGTTGTTCTCGACGCTATACTACTTCCATTAATGATAGGTGTTCTCTTATTATTTGGTGGAAGAATATTTCATAAATTAACCGAAAAAGAAGCACAAACCATGTGGAAAGAATCTGCGTTGCTAATACCCATTATATTATTCATTGTATTTTTAAACAGTTTTCTCAACCAACTGAGATCTCTTGGAAAAAATATGTCGATGTCACAGGTTATTATGTTATTGAATAATAGTTTTCTTAAAATGCAATTGATTTTAATAGTTCTAGTATCTATTGGTGTAGCTATTTTCTTCATAATATTTGATCTGTTATCAAAACATGAATTAGAACAACAATATTAG
- a CDS encoding transcription initiation factor IIB, translated as MKYEHNQLVCPYCGSHSVIFDYETNEYVCTRCGAVIEDHLIDHGFEHRYIDNFENARTSGSYTFRVHDSGIGSTEFKARYAGKWLNMSRLQKKIRVEKRNKIVEKALRHLNNYIRILNPPKYVSETAGLILQKSVEGKNYKDKTLKLLAIASLYIAYKVHGIPKSAKMFAKELGITLKDLWRAEKKIHDNVKDINKMIKKDEPENYVPYIVNRLSLSERVQYLANYIIQLSKKAGLNNGKSSVGLATAAVYIASILLNEKRTQIDVAKTVNVTDVTIRNRYSDIVRSFDITISI; from the coding sequence TTGAAGTATGAACATAATCAACTAGTTTGCCCATATTGTGGAAGCCACTCGGTTATTTTTGATTATGAAACAAATGAATATGTTTGTACACGATGCGGTGCTGTAATAGAAGATCATCTAATAGATCATGGTTTCGAGCATAGATACATTGATAATTTTGAAAATGCTAGAACAAGTGGTTCATATACTTTTAGAGTTCATGACTCTGGAATAGGTAGTACAGAATTCAAAGCTAGATACGCAGGTAAATGGTTAAATATGAGCAGGCTCCAGAAGAAAATCAGAGTAGAGAAAAGGAATAAGATAGTTGAAAAAGCTCTCCGTCACCTAAACAATTATATTAGAATACTTAATCCACCTAAATATGTTTCAGAAACTGCAGGCTTGATCCTACAGAAATCTGTTGAGGGTAAAAACTATAAAGATAAGACATTGAAGCTATTAGCAATAGCCTCTCTTTATATAGCTTATAAAGTTCATGGAATACCTAAATCAGCTAAGATGTTTGCTAAAGAGCTAGGGATCACTCTAAAAGATTTATGGCGTGCTGAAAAAAAGATACATGATAATGTTAAAGACATTAACAAAATGATAAAGAAAGATGAACCAGAAAACTATGTCCCCTATATAGTTAATAGATTATCATTATCGGAACGAGTCCAGTATCTTGCTAATTACATTATACAATTATCCAAAAAAGCTGGATTAAACAATGGAAAAAGCTCGGTCGGGCTAGCGACTGCTGCAGTATATATTGCATCAATTCTCCTTAACGAAAAAAGAACACAAATAGATGTTGCCAAAACAGTAAATGTAACAGATGTTACTATTAGGAATAGATATAGTGATATAGTTAGATCCTTTGATATAACTATAAGTATATAG
- a CDS encoding coiled-coil protein produces the protein MDASINSSVEDPQKKLDMISNEISLVRNQIRELKKERIILISELKDLRTHRRKLIDRLKELRATLREYNDKKKKLIDEIRKYRSEKREKIQQFKELINLLREKREQLQILGKEVRLPISVIRKEIERLEWIQQTRILSVEEENQIIKKIQRLEELLDKALQIKKEKNEYLEIRAMITSLKLQINELKDKINNISENISTLDEKIRSLRQQIEELNKQVEDINEEIAKRQERVNSLSKQINELIEKLNNLREEYQKTVKEIEHRKIKALLMEKRKKVMEKLKKGEKRLTLEELKVLYSDTDEFFEE, from the coding sequence ATGGATGCTAGCATAAATAGTTCAGTTGAGGATCCACAGAAAAAATTAGATATGATCAGTAATGAAATCAGCTTAGTCAGAAACCAGATAAGAGAGTTAAAGAAAGAAAGAATAATATTAATTTCTGAGCTAAAAGATCTAAGAACTCATAGAAGAAAATTAATAGATAGACTAAAAGAGCTTAGAGCTACTCTCAGAGAATACAATGATAAAAAGAAAAAGCTTATCGACGAAATACGCAAATACAGATCCGAGAAGCGAGAAAAGATCCAACAATTTAAGGAATTAATAAACCTTCTAAGAGAAAAAAGAGAACAACTACAGATCCTTGGCAAAGAAGTAAGACTGCCAATATCAGTTATTAGAAAGGAGATAGAAAGACTTGAGTGGATTCAGCAAACTAGGATTCTAAGCGTAGAAGAGGAAAATCAAATAATTAAAAAGATTCAGAGACTCGAAGAACTACTGGATAAAGCTCTTCAAATTAAAAAAGAAAAAAACGAATATTTAGAAATTCGTGCAATGATAACTAGTTTAAAACTTCAAATAAACGAGCTCAAAGATAAAATCAATAATATCAGTGAAAATATAAGTACTTTAGATGAGAAAATACGTTCTTTAAGGCAACAAATAGAAGAGCTTAATAAACAAGTAGAAGATATTAATGAGGAGATCGCCAAGAGACAGGAAAGAGTAAATAGTTTATCTAAACAAATAAATGAACTAATAGAGAAATTAAACAATCTAAGAGAAGAATATCAAAAAACAGTAAAGGAAATCGAGCATAGAAAGATCAAAGCGTTATTGATGGAAAAGCGTAAAAAAGTTATGGAAAAACTTAAGAAAGGAGAGAAAAGATTAACGCTGGAGGAGCTTAAGGTATTATATAGTGATACAGATGAGTTCTTCGAAGAATAA
- the yjjX gene encoding inosine/xanthosine triphosphatase, with product MMKAVIGSRNKAKINGARKALALLGIDYDNIVSIDVNTPFPQPIGFNEILLGAMIRAWRAYQYINDGYGVGIEAGVIRLGDYMLSGQVAVVVDGKHYSLGTSGFFSLPENISDQILKRMELKNVMRRITGVKEISETIGAIGYLSNGFITRGDLSFEAVLNAILPWINKDLNYGLKPIEYLWETLKKANINP from the coding sequence ATGATGAAAGCAGTGATTGGATCTAGGAATAAAGCAAAAATAAACGGAGCACGTAAGGCTCTAGCTCTTCTAGGAATAGATTATGACAATATAGTCTCGATAGATGTTAACACACCTTTTCCTCAACCTATAGGTTTTAATGAAATCTTACTAGGAGCCATGATTAGGGCTTGGAGAGCTTATCAGTATATTAATGATGGATACGGAGTAGGTATTGAAGCAGGAGTAATAAGACTTGGAGATTACATGTTATCGGGCCAAGTAGCTGTCGTAGTTGATGGTAAGCACTATAGTCTTGGAACTAGTGGATTCTTTTCCTTACCCGAGAACATCTCGGATCAAATTCTAAAACGTATGGAGTTAAAAAACGTAATGCGAAGGATTACAGGTGTTAAGGAAATAAGTGAAACAATAGGTGCAATAGGGTATCTTTCCAACGGATTCATAACTAGAGGGGACTTATCATTTGAAGCAGTATTGAATGCAATACTTCCCTGGATCAACAAAGACCTTAATTATGGGCTAAAACCAATTGAGTACTTATGGGAAACTTTAAAAAAAGCAAATATTAATCCATAA
- a CDS encoding 30S ribosomal protein S8e, with amino-acid sequence MAWYQGNDLRKPTGGKKTRHRKKRKHELGRPPTMTRFSVKEAQKIIRVRGGNLKIRLKRAVYVNVAVPNEGKVTKTRILEVVETPSNPQYARGNYITKGTIVRTELGLVKITSRPGQDGVLNGILLEK; translated from the coding sequence GTGGCTTGGTATCAAGGTAATGATTTAAGAAAACCTACCGGCGGAAAGAAAACAAGGCATAGAAAGAAAAGAAAACATGAACTTGGAAGACCGCCTACCATGACGAGATTCTCAGTTAAGGAAGCACAAAAAATAATAAGGGTTCGTGGAGGAAATCTTAAGATCAGATTAAAGAGAGCTGTATATGTAAATGTTGCTGTTCCGAATGAAGGAAAAGTAACGAAAACAAGAATATTAGAAGTTGTAGAAACTCCATCTAATCCACAATATGCTAGAGGAAACTATATTACTAAAGGAACAATTGTAAGGACAGAGTTAGGACTAGTAAAGATAACGTCTAGACCGGGACAAGATGGAGTATTAAATGGTATACTATTAGAGAAATAA
- a CDS encoding H/ACA ribonucleoprotein complex subunit GAR1, producing the protein MKKLGEIVTKTKDNLLIVKSYVKDPRRLVGALVYDSSLRRIGRIVDVIGRVDQPHVVVKPESKEILDFIDLGITYYYVKERKRSSRQTRGKGKKKRGGKSSRRGRGRGARRGV; encoded by the coding sequence ATGAAAAAGCTTGGAGAAATAGTTACTAAGACAAAGGATAATTTGTTAATAGTGAAAAGCTATGTGAAAGACCCACGTAGATTAGTTGGTGCACTAGTTTATGATAGCTCTCTTAGAAGAATAGGACGTATTGTTGATGTTATTGGAAGAGTTGATCAACCACATGTTGTTGTAAAACCCGAAAGTAAGGAAATACTCGATTTCATAGATTTAGGTATTACGTACTATTATGTTAAAGAAAGGAAGAGATCTTCTAGACAAACAAGGGGTAAGGGTAAGAAAAAACGGGGCGGAAAATCTAGTAGGAGGGGGAGGGGTAGAGGAGCTCGTAGAGGGGTTTAA
- a CDS encoding tRNA (guanine(26)-N(2))-dimethyltransferase, which yields MSLDIFSWEEIIFEGAVKIVIPNRELFKRPDGTYEPAWSPVFYNPIMRVNRDIASLVTFSYFKGKEYYFVEPLGGTGVRGLRLALETNGTGIINDVDPISYYYIRRNIILNKVMDKVFPCLHEANALLNSLTFSGLSIDYIDIDPYGSPIPFIDSAVKPLGKKSLLGITATDTGPLNCSHKNKALRRYGIRCIKTDFSRELGLRILLYNIVFRAASLDVALYPLISYSHKHYYRAIFQAERTGRKSYEIIDKCRGYLWYCRSTLERGFTKEPIDNIICSNNEKPEIIGPLWICELGNKIFLQKMISNINNMSFLSKETIELLNKIEPDITINKPYIRYDKLFGLHKKNQPPINDFIEKIRELGYLAYRTHFDPRGIRTNADIRDLHRLISS from the coding sequence TTGAGCTTAGATATCTTTTCTTGGGAAGAAATAATATTTGAAGGAGCCGTAAAAATAGTTATTCCAAATAGAGAACTGTTTAAAAGGCCTGATGGCACATATGAGCCTGCTTGGTCACCTGTTTTCTATAATCCAATAATGCGTGTTAATAGAGACATAGCTTCTCTTGTAACTTTCTCCTATTTTAAAGGAAAAGAATATTATTTTGTAGAACCTCTCGGTGGAACCGGTGTAAGAGGATTAAGATTAGCTTTAGAAACTAATGGTACAGGTATAATCAATGATGTAGATCCTATATCCTACTACTATATTAGGCGAAATATAATCTTGAATAAAGTTATGGATAAAGTCTTTCCTTGTTTACATGAAGCTAATGCCTTACTTAACAGTTTAACTTTTTCAGGGTTATCCATAGATTATATAGATATAGATCCTTACGGATCTCCCATACCATTTATTGATTCCGCAGTTAAACCTTTGGGAAAGAAATCTCTTTTAGGCATTACCGCTACTGATACAGGTCCGCTTAATTGTAGTCATAAAAACAAAGCTTTAAGAAGATATGGTATTAGATGCATAAAAACAGATTTCTCACGTGAATTAGGGCTTAGAATATTATTATATAATATAGTATTTAGAGCGGCAAGCCTCGATGTAGCATTATATCCGTTGATAAGCTATAGTCATAAACACTATTATAGAGCGATTTTTCAAGCAGAGAGAACAGGTAGAAAATCATATGAAATAATAGATAAGTGTAGAGGCTATCTATGGTATTGTAGATCAACGTTAGAGAGAGGCTTCACAAAAGAACCTATTGACAATATAATATGCTCTAACAATGAGAAACCAGAAATTATCGGTCCTTTATGGATATGTGAATTAGGCAACAAAATATTTCTTCAAAAAATGATCTCTAATATAAATAACATGTCATTTCTAAGTAAAGAAACTATAGAGTTATTAAACAAAATAGAACCAGACATTACAATAAATAAACCATATATACGATATGATAAACTATTCGGCTTGCATAAGAAAAATCAGCCTCCAATTAATGATTTTATAGAAAAGATCCGTGAATTAGGATACCTAGCTTATAGAACACATTTCGATCCAAGAGGGATAAGGACGAATGCAGATATAAGAGACCTACACAGACTTATTTCTTCCTAG
- a CDS encoding signal recognition particle protein Srp19, whose protein sequence is MSRDYKGKKIVIYPQYIDSSIPRSRGRRIPRNIAIPKPRIEEIIEAAEELGLNPKYEESAYPKHWWIKGRIVVDKVGSKLNTLKLIAQKIKDLRK, encoded by the coding sequence TTGAGCCGAGATTATAAAGGGAAAAAAATAGTGATATATCCTCAATACATAGATTCAAGCATACCTCGTAGTCGAGGGCGTAGAATTCCTAGAAATATAGCAATACCTAAACCTAGAATAGAGGAAATAATTGAAGCAGCAGAGGAACTCGGCTTAAACCCTAAATACGAAGAATCAGCGTATCCAAAACATTGGTGGATAAAGGGACGTATAGTTGTTGATAAGGTTGGTTCTAAACTGAATACTCTAAAACTTATTGCACAAAAGATCAAAGATCTAAGAAAGTAA
- a CDS encoding acetate--CoA ligase family protein — MLDKFFNPKSVAIVGATIKEGKVGRVIVENFKKRFKGKIYPVNPKYEEVLGLKCYPSVKDIPEPIDLVIIVVPAPVVPQVLRDAGEKGVKAAIIISGGFRETGTEEGKRLEEEVKKISMEYGIRIIGPNCLGIYDNWSGVDTFFLPDEKMMRPKKGYISFISQSGAFASALLDWMAYRNIGVSRAISYGNKIDVDDIDLIEYLGEDEKTKLIIMYLEGLKPGRGRLFIDKARKVVEKKPIVIYKAGKTARGSMAAASHTAALAGNYQLYKAAIKQAGLIEASSFDEIMDLSKTLLTQPLMKGKRVYIVTDAGGVGVMLTDALASEGFELPRTPEDLRGELKKILPPHCIVENPIDLTGDADDERYITVLEKLLPRNDVDAVIVVALPQIPGIRGKLFEYLVEAKRKYNKPMLIIIIGSKEAEKFKAYLEDKGIPVFESPERAARALKALYTYSIIRGVAQK, encoded by the coding sequence TTGCTCGATAAATTCTTCAACCCTAAAAGCGTAGCTATAGTAGGCGCAACAATTAAGGAAGGCAAAGTTGGACGCGTAATAGTTGAAAACTTCAAGAAAAGATTTAAAGGCAAAATATACCCAGTAAATCCTAAATACGAAGAAGTTCTCGGATTAAAATGCTATCCTTCAGTGAAAGACATACCTGAACCTATTGATCTAGTTATAATAGTTGTTCCAGCCCCAGTAGTTCCACAGGTTCTTAGAGATGCCGGCGAGAAAGGTGTTAAAGCAGCAATTATCATAAGTGGTGGTTTCCGAGAAACAGGAACTGAAGAGGGTAAACGGTTAGAGGAGGAAGTTAAGAAAATCTCTATGGAATACGGTATTAGAATAATAGGGCCAAACTGTCTAGGAATATATGATAATTGGAGCGGCGTAGACACTTTCTTCTTGCCGGACGAGAAAATGATGAGGCCTAAGAAAGGATATATAAGCTTTATCAGTCAAAGCGGTGCATTCGCATCAGCACTACTTGATTGGATGGCTTATAGAAACATAGGCGTTTCTCGAGCAATAAGTTATGGAAACAAGATCGATGTAGATGATATAGATCTAATAGAGTATCTCGGAGAAGATGAAAAAACAAAGCTCATAATAATGTATCTAGAAGGATTAAAACCCGGGCGTGGAAGACTCTTCATTGATAAAGCGAGAAAAGTAGTAGAGAAGAAGCCGATAGTAATATATAAGGCTGGAAAAACAGCTAGAGGAAGTATGGCAGCTGCAAGCCATACTGCAGCATTAGCAGGAAATTACCAACTATATAAAGCAGCTATAAAACAGGCAGGCCTAATAGAGGCTTCAAGCTTTGATGAAATAATGGATTTATCAAAAACACTGTTAACTCAGCCTTTAATGAAGGGGAAAAGAGTATATATTGTAACAGATGCTGGCGGCGTAGGCGTAATGTTAACAGATGCATTGGCAAGCGAAGGCTTCGAGTTGCCGAGAACACCAGAAGATCTAAGAGGCGAGCTGAAAAAAATTCTACCACCTCACTGTATTGTCGAGAACCCAATAGATTTAACTGGTGATGCCGACGATGAACGCTATATTACCGTTCTCGAAAAACTTCTGCCTAGAAACGATGTTGACGCGGTTATAGTAGTTGCTCTTCCCCAAATTCCTGGGATAAGAGGAAAACTATTCGAATACCTCGTTGAGGCAAAGAGAAAATACAACAAACCAATGCTAATCATAATTATTGGGAGCAAAGAAGCAGAGAAGTTTAAAGCTTATCTTGAAGATAAGGGAATACCAGTATTTGAATCCCCTGAAAGAGCTGCAAGGGCATTGAAAGCCTTATACACGTACTCCATAATTAGAGGTGTTGCTCAAAAATAA
- a CDS encoding NTPase, whose amino-acid sequence MKNYIITGRPGIGKSTLFNNIINTLRKSGIIVGGIKSPEVRDSKGFRIGFKIIDLMSNEEGWLAKRNYYSTIKVGKYGIVLDESSRIIREALRKALEKADVIGIDEIGPMELKIHVFRTMLEQVLNSDKPKILVIHYRLRDPSILDKIYRVENEKYVLTEHNRDLLNKVLPQKIVMEIKQIIKK is encoded by the coding sequence ATGAAAAATTATATTATAACAGGTAGGCCTGGCATAGGCAAATCCACGCTTTTTAACAATATAATTAATACTCTTAGAAAGTCAGGTATAATTGTTGGAGGAATAAAAAGTCCCGAAGTCAGGGACTCTAAGGGTTTTAGAATAGGTTTTAAAATAATTGATTTAATGAGCAATGAGGAAGGATGGTTAGCTAAAAGAAATTATTACTCGACAATTAAAGTAGGTAAATATGGAATAGTATTGGATGAATCCAGTCGAATCATAAGAGAAGCACTTAGAAAAGCATTGGAAAAAGCAGACGTTATTGGAATAGATGAAATAGGACCAATGGAGCTTAAAATACATGTTTTCAGAACTATGCTTGAACAAGTTCTCAACTCTGATAAGCCAAAAATATTAGTTATACATTATAGACTACGTGACCCTTCAATTCTTGACAAGATCTATAGGGTAGAAAATGAAAAATATGTTTTAACAGAACATAACAGGGATTTATTAAATAAAGTGCTTCCTCAGAAAATTGTCATGGAAATCAAACAAATTATTAAAAAATAA
- a CDS encoding acetate--CoA ligase family protein, with amino-acid sequence MNPREIIQKAYEEKRRKLLEHEAFEIIKAYNIPAPETAIARSLEEAIKIAEKIGYPLVLKIVSPDISHKSDVGGVILNIKSKEELIKAFNKIYENVSKNAPGARIVGVLIQKMAPKGLEVIIGGLRDNIFGPVVMFGLGGIFVEVLKDVSFRIAPLTEEDAFEMMSEIKASKLLEGYRGQPPVDKKSLAKIILSVSKLLEENPEIESIDLNPVMAYPDNAVVVDARIILKT; translated from the coding sequence ATGAATCCTAGAGAAATAATACAAAAAGCATATGAGGAAAAAAGAAGAAAACTATTAGAACACGAAGCATTCGAAATAATAAAAGCATATAATATTCCTGCACCCGAAACAGCAATCGCAAGATCTCTAGAAGAAGCAATTAAAATAGCTGAAAAAATAGGATATCCTCTTGTATTAAAAATAGTCTCACCAGATATTAGCCATAAAAGCGATGTTGGAGGAGTAATTCTCAATATTAAATCCAAAGAAGAACTTATCAAAGCATTCAATAAGATATACGAAAACGTATCTAAAAATGCTCCAGGAGCTAGAATCGTTGGAGTACTGATCCAGAAAATGGCTCCAAAAGGATTAGAAGTAATTATTGGTGGGTTACGAGACAACATATTCGGGCCCGTAGTAATGTTTGGTCTCGGAGGAATATTTGTTGAAGTATTAAAAGATGTATCATTTAGAATAGCACCATTAACCGAAGAAGATGCTTTTGAGATGATGAGTGAAATAAAGGCATCAAAACTATTGGAAGGCTATCGTGGACAGCCACCCGTGGATAAAAAATCATTAGCTAAAATAATATTATCTGTATCAAAACTATTAGAAGAAAACCCAGAGATTGAATCTATAGATTTAAACCCTGTAATGGCATATCCGGATAACGCAGTCGTCGTTGATGCTAGAATAATACTTAAAACTTAG
- the uppS gene encoding polyprenyl diphosphate synthase: protein MDRMRINKGLFSVSKFLMRPIYKIYEKMLWLQIKNGPFPVHIGIIPDGNRRWAKRSGFDPKQGHEYGYQRIKEVLKWIWELNIRYVTVYAMSSENCLYRPLDEREHLFNIVKKGLQELMNMPDIHEKKIQVKVFGRLELVPKDIVELAKKIEEQTKDYREYRLNIALCYGGRQEILDAVRKIVKDAQSGKINPESINEETFSRYLYTNGCPDPDLIIRTSGEVRISNFLLWQSAYSELYFCEAYWPEFRKIDFWRAIRSYQRRERRYGR from the coding sequence ATGGATAGAATGAGAATAAATAAAGGCTTATTTAGTGTTAGCAAATTTTTAATGAGACCTATTTACAAAATATATGAGAAAATGCTTTGGCTCCAAATAAAAAACGGACCTTTCCCTGTCCATATAGGCATAATACCTGATGGAAATAGGAGATGGGCTAAAAGATCAGGTTTTGATCCTAAACAAGGACATGAATATGGATATCAGAGAATAAAAGAAGTTTTAAAATGGATATGGGAATTAAACATACGATACGTGACAGTTTATGCTATGTCAAGTGAGAACTGCCTATATAGACCATTAGATGAAAGAGAACACTTGTTTAACATAGTTAAGAAAGGACTACAAGAACTAATGAATATGCCTGATATACACGAGAAAAAAATTCAGGTCAAGGTTTTCGGTAGACTCGAACTAGTTCCTAAGGATATAGTTGAACTTGCCAAGAAAATAGAGGAACAAACTAAGGATTATAGAGAATATAGATTAAATATTGCACTATGTTATGGTGGGAGACAAGAAATCCTTGATGCTGTGAGAAAAATAGTAAAAGATGCACAATCCGGAAAAATAAACCCTGAAAGTATCAATGAGGAAACCTTTTCGAGATATTTATATACGAACGGGTGCCCCGATCCCGACCTCATAATTAGGACAAGCGGAGAAGTCAGAATAAGCAACTTCCTATTATGGCAATCTGCTTATAGTGAATTATATTTCTGTGAGGCATACTGGCCGGAATTTAGAAAAATTGATTTTTGGAGAGCTATTAGAAGCTATCAGCGTAGAGAAAGAAGGTACGGCCGCTAA
- a CDS encoding ATP/GTP-binding protein: MPYYIVVLGTAGSGKTTLASALQDYLINNGMDTAIVNLDPAVEVLPYKPDVDAREYVSARELMRTQGLGPNGALIAAVDMLALRIEELKEEVWSLKSNYIILDTPGQMEVFAFRETGPIIIDTLIGEHKAASLFLIDVVYASRPSNYFSALLLSASTQVRIGLPQINVLTKIDMVPENIIYEILSYHDDPTILATKVANDKKASIMWSESEILEILEKLVSSEIIPVSSTKLLGYNNLYAAIQRVVAGGEDFYTEEPSEKL, encoded by the coding sequence TTGCCATACTATATTGTTGTACTTGGAACAGCCGGTAGCGGCAAAACTACTTTGGCCTCAGCTCTCCAAGACTATCTCATTAATAACGGTATGGATACAGCTATAGTTAATCTCGATCCTGCTGTTGAAGTTCTACCTTACAAACCCGATGTTGACGCTAGAGAATATGTTAGCGCAAGAGAACTAATGAGAACACAGGGTCTAGGCCCGAATGGTGCATTAATAGCTGCTGTAGACATGTTAGCTCTTAGAATAGAAGAGTTAAAAGAGGAGGTATGGTCTCTTAAATCAAACTATATAATACTTGATACACCTGGTCAAATGGAGGTTTTTGCTTTCCGAGAAACAGGCCCAATAATAATTGATACTTTAATCGGTGAACATAAAGCTGCATCGTTGTTCCTCATAGATGTAGTATATGCTTCTAGGCCAAGTAACTATTTCTCAGCACTACTCTTATCCGCTAGTACCCAAGTTAGAATAGGTTTGCCACAAATCAATGTATTGACCAAAATAGATATGGTTCCAGAAAATATTATTTACGAGATCCTTTCATATCATGATGACCCAACTATCCTGGCAACAAAAGTAGCAAATGATAAAAAAGCCTCAATAATGTGGAGCGAGTCAGAAATTTTAGAGATATTAGAAAAACTTGTTTCCTCAGAAATTATACCCGTATCCTCTACTAAGCTTCTAGGATATAACAACCTTTATGCAGCCATACAAAGAGTTGTTGCCGGCGGAGAAGATTTCTATACTGAAGAGCCTTCAGAGAAACTATGA